The Paenibacillus sp. FSL R7-0345 DNA segment GCGGGAACAAGCGAGGAGCAGGTACGTTACTCCTGGAACTATGCAATGCTGCTGGCGAACGGGCCGACGCCCGAAGCGCTGGTCAGAAGCCCGATTATGCGGGCCATGGAGGATGGCGGGATTGCCCGCTTTGAGGAAATTTCACGCTGCGCCTCCGAGGTGCAGGATGCACTGATCTCCATTCTGTCGGAGAAGACGATCTCAGTGCCGGAGCTGGGCAAGGAAACAAGCGCGCGCAAGGGCTTCTCGATTATTGCTACTGCCAACACGAGAGACCGCGGGGTAAATGAAATGTCCGCCGCCCTGAAACGGCGGTTCAACATTATTGTGCTGCCGGCACCGTCAGATATCGAGACAGAGCTTTCGATTGTGAAGAAGCGGGTAGCCGAGATTGCGGCTTCCTACGAGCTTCAGGCCGCTGCTCCGGCTGATGATGCGCTGCTTAAGGTGGTTACGATTTTCCGCGAGCTGCGCAGCGGGATGACACTGGACAAAAAGGAGAAAGTGAAGACGCCGGCGGGAGTGATTTCAACGGCGGAAGCCATCTCACTGCTGACCAACAGTATGGCGCTGGCTGCGAGCTTTGGGAGCGGCGAATTGACAGACAGCGATCTGGCTGCCGGGCTTCAGGGAGCTATTGTGAAGGACGATGACAAGGATAAGCTGGTCTGGAAAGAATATCTAGATAATGTCATGAAGAAAAAAGGGACGGAGTGGCGCGGCCTGTATCAGGCCTGTAAGGAGATGAACGAGTGACTGCGGCTGCTGAAGCTGGGGTACGTATCTTCGGGGTGCGCCATTTGTCGCCCGGCGGGGCCAGGCATCTGCTGGACTTTCTGGATGAGCACAAGCCTACAGCGGTGCTGATTGAAGGCCCCAGTGATGCAACGGATGAAATCCGCCATCTGACCGAGGGGGCAACCAGGCCCCCGGTAGCTATTCTGGCGTTCACCGATCAGGTTCCTGTCCGCACGGTGCTTTGGCCGTTCGCTGTCTACTCTCCTGAGTATCAGGCGATGAAATGGGCGAGGAAGAATAAGGCGGAGGCTGCCTTTATTGATCTTCCGTCTTCCGTAACCCTCGGTCTGCAGGGCGCCATGAACCGGAGCAGAGCGGCCGGGCCGGAAGCAGTGCCTTCCGCTGACCAGACAGATGAGCCGGAAGCGGCAGAGGTCCAGGATGAAGAATCTGTATACAGCCGGATTGCCCAGCTTGCCGGCGAATATGATTACGACATGTACTGGGAACGCAATTATGAGCATAACGACAGCAGCGGGGCATACCAGGCAGCTATTCATGCTTTCTCGGCGCACATGCGTGAGCTGGGAGAGGAGAAGGAGCTCAGGGAGCAGCCTTCCGAGTATGCTTACAATGCGCTCCGCGAAGCCTATATGCGCCGTCAGATTCAGCAGGCGGTTACTGCGGGGCACAAGCCGGATAATATTGTAGTCATCTGCGGGGCTTATCATGCCTCGGCACTGGCGGCAGCGCTGCCGCCGATGAGCGATGAAGAGCTGGCTGCACTTCCCTCACGGAGTACCAAGCTGACGCTGATGCCTTACTCTTACTATAAACTGTCCACCATGTCCGGCTATGGCGCCGGTAATGCTGCTCCGCATTACTTTGAAATGATGTGGGACGCTATGGCTGCCGGCAAGCCGGAAGAGCTGCCGCACCGCTATCTCTCTGCGGTAGCCGGCCATGTACGCAGCGGCGGCACCTACCGCTCCACCGCTGAAGTTATTGAAGCGGTCAGGCTTGCGGAATCGCTGGCTGCCCTGCACGGCGGCAGCAGGCCGGCGCTGCGCGACCTGCGTGATGCAGCTCAGACGCTGCTTGGCCACGGGGATCTGGGCGCTATAGCAGAACCGCTGGCACGGGTTGATGTCGGCACGGCGATCGGATATTTGCCAGAGGGTGTCAGCCAAACCCCGATTCAGGACGACCTGAACCGGCTGCTGAAGCAATATAAGCTGGAGAAATATAAAGCGGCGGTTGCAAGTGACCTGCAGCTGGATCTCCGCGAGAACCGCAGAGTATCAAGCAGCGAAGCTGCCTTTCTTGATTTGCACCGTTCGGTGCTGTTTCACCGGCTGAGCCTGCTGGGCATTGCATTTGCCCGGAACCGCCCCAGCGGCCAGGACAGTGCGACCTGGGCGGAGCATTGGGTGATCCAGTGGTCACCTGAGGTGGAGATTCAAGTAGTTGAATCGACACTGCTGGGTGAGACCATTGAAGTGGCTGCAGCTTATGTGCTGCGCGAGAAGCTGCAGGAATGCCGCTCTATTGCCGAAGCCTCCGTGCTGATCCGGATTGCCTGCCAGTGCGCTATGACTGCCCAGATGGAGGAAGGTACCCGGGTGCTGCAGAATCTGGCTGCCCTCAGCCGGGACGTGGTTGGTATGGCGGCTGCAGCACGTGAGCTGTCAACCATCCTGAGCTTCGGGGATATCCGCAAAGTCGATACAGCACCGCTTCTGCCGCTGCTGGAGGAGCTGTTCAACAGAGGCTGCCTGTTTCTGCTCGATGCCAGCGGCTGCAACGACGAGGCCGCCGGCGCGATGCTGACGGCCATGAATGAATTGAACGGGATCTCGCTGGAGCACGGAGACAAGCTGGATGACGGGCAATGGCTGCAGGAGCTGCAGCAGCTGGCGGAGCGCGACGACCGCAATCCGCGCCTGTCCGGCTATGCCTGCGCGATTCTGCTGGAGCGCGGCAGTGTTTCGGCCGGGGAGCTTGCGGCTGAGGTGTCGCGCCGCCTGTCCCCGGGCATACCGGCCGATCTGGGTGCCGGCTGGTTCGAAGGCCTGTCCATGCGCGGCCATTACGGCCTGCTGTCACGCATGAGCCTGTGGGAGCAGCTGAATGATTACATCAATGCACTGGATGACGACCAATTCAAGCGGGCACTGGTCTTTCTCCGCAGAGCGTTCAGCACGTTCTCCCCGCGCGAGAAGACGATGATTTCCGAGCTGCTGGGCGAGCTGTGGGGCGTAAACAGCGAGCAGGCGGCTGAGGTGCTGACCGGTGAGCTGAAGGAGGAGGAAGCCAAAATGCTGGATGAGCTGAATGATTTTGACTTCGGTGACTTTTAGATGACGAATGAACATATAGAGGAACACACGCTGACCCGCTGGCGGCTGATTCTCGGCCAGGAGGCGGATGCTGCACTGTCCGGATACGGGGAAGGCGGACAGCTGTCGCTGACGGAAGAAGAGCGGGTAATGGACGCTGCCCTGGCCGCCATATATGATGAGACAGGAGCCGGCGGAGCTTCGGGAAAGACAGCCAGCAACAGGGGCAAGGGCGCAGGGTCCGGGCACGGTTCCCTGAACCTGTCCAAATGGCTAGGAGACGTACGCAGCTTCTTTCCGGAAGATGTAGTCTCGATTATCCAGAGTGATGCCATGGAGCGCAAAGGCTGGAAGCAGCTGCTGTTTGAGCCTGAGCTGCTGGCTGCGGTCAAGCCGGATATTCAGCTGGTGGGAACCCTGCTCTCCCTGAAGGGCAAAATCCCAGAGAAGACAAAAGAGACAGCGCGTATGCTTGTTAAGGCGCTGGTCGATGATCTCGTCAAGCTGCTGGAGACTGATATCCGGCGTGCGGTCACAGGCGCGCTGAACAAGCGCCAGCATTCTCCGCTGCCCTCACTGAGCGGTCTGGACTGGAAGCTGACGATCCAGCGGAATCTCAAGCATTATGACCAGGAGCGGCGGATTATTATTCCTGAACGTTTTTATTACTTTGACCGGGCCCGCCGCAGCAAGGAATGGACGGTAATCGTTGATATTGACCAGAGCGGCTCGATGGCGGATTCAGTGATCTGGGCTTCGGTGATCGGCTCGATTTTTGCCAGTATCCCGGCCTTGAACACCCGTGTAGTTGTTTTTGATACAGAGGTGGTAGACCTGACCGAGCAATGCGCCAATGACCCGGTAGATATGCTGTTTGGTATTCAGCTCGGCGGCGGTACGGACATTAACAAATCCGTGAAATACTGTGAGCAGTTTATTGAAGAACCCAAAAAAACATTGTTTATCATCGTCTCTGACCTCTATGAGAACGGGAACCAGTCTGCACTCGTGCGGCGGATGCGTGAGCTCAGGGAGTCCGGTGTGCGCACAATGACGCTGCTGGCTTTATCTGATTCAGGCAAGCCCTCGTATGACGAGCGTCTGGCACGGCAGCTGTCCAGGGATGGTACACCTTGCTTTGCCTGCACACCGGCGCTGCTGCCTGCACTGGTTGAAGGCGCGCTGAAGGGCCAGGATCTTGCCGAACTGGCGAAGCGGCTGGGTGCCCAGTAATTCTGGCAAATATGTGATCGCAACTATCACGCTTTCTGCCAATGTGTCTAAATAGTAAGATTGCTCTTATCATCTGGCCATGGGCCGCTGGATTAGTATAAATAGGGTTCGGCTGCAGACTGATACCATTACGTCCAGCCAGGAATGCTTTATTTTATCCAGCACTTACTTTTCATTCACATATTGTGTAAGCTGCGTATATCATTTATAATCGGTTATTAAAAAGCACCTAACAATAGGAGCTGCTTGAAAGGAAATGAATCCCTTATGGCAAGTAAGTTAAGAGCGGGTATCGTTGGCGGTACTGGTATGGTAGGTCAGCGTTTTATTGCACTCCTTGAGAATCATCCATGGTTTCAGGTAACAGTCATTGCTGCGAGCAAGAATTCTGCAGGCAAAACATACGAAGAATCGGTAAAGGGCAGATGGAAGCTGGAAACAGCTATGCCTGATGCGGTAAAAGGTATTATGGTTCTGGATGCGGCTAATGTAGAAGAAGTGGCTGCAGACGTCGATCTGATTTTCTGTGCCGTTGACATGAAAAAAGAAGAAATCAAAGCACTGGAAGAAGCTTATGCCAAGACAGGCACACCTGTTATCTCCAATAACTCGGCACACCGCTGGACGCCTGACGTTCCGATGGTCATTCCTGAGATCAATCCGGAGCATCTGGCGGTTATCGCCCAGCAGCGTAAACGTCTGGGAACGGAAACAGGCTTCATCGCCGTTAAGCCGAACTGTTCGATCCAGAGCTACATGCCGGCGCTGAATGCTTTGAGCGAATTCAAGCCGTCTAAGGTGGTAGTAACAACTTACCAGGCGATTTCGGGAGCCGGCAAAACGTTTACCGACTGGCCGGAAATGCTGGACAACGTTATTCCATACATCGGCGGGGAAGAAGAGAAGAGCGAGCAGGAGCCGCTGCGGATCTGGGGCCAGGTGACTGAGGAAGGCATCGTCAAAAGCGAACAGCCTGTCATCACCAGCCAGTGTATCCGCGTACCTGTGGCCGACGGCCATATGGCAGCGGTATTCGCTTCCTTTGAGCAGAAGCCGTCCAAGGAAGAAATCCTGGAGCGCTGGAACAGCTTTAAGGGACGCCCGCAGGAGCTTGAGCTGCCAAGCGCACCGAAGCAGTTCATCACCTATTTCCAGGAAGAAAACCGTCCGCAGACCAGACTCGACCGCGACATTGAGAATGGAATGGGTGTCTCTGCAGGCAGACTGCGTGAAGATACGCTGTACGATTACAAATTCGTCAGCCTTTCCCACAATACTGTCCGCGGTGCTGCCGGCGGCGCTGTGCTGATTGCAGAGCTGTTGAAAGCAGAAGGTTATATCCAGCCGAAATAAGATTGTTTTGTACAGCCTGCCGGACCTGTTCCGGCAGGCTGTTTGCGTATTTACCTGACAGGCCATGCTTATTAATGGTAAGATAGGTTAGATTGCATAGAAACTAGATACAGACGGAGTGATATTGTGGCAAAAAGTAAGGGCGGCGGCACAGGCAGAGGAACCGGCAGCAAAGGCTGGACCCGCTGGAACAAGACAGCGAAGCCGGTGAAGCCGAAAAAAGGAACAACAGGCAGCCAAGGGCCAAACGGTGCCGTTAAAGACAGCAGCGAAACTAAAAAGGGTGGACGTAAATAATCAGGCCCATCGCTTATAGATGTATGCAGCATCTGATTTGTACGCCAAAATCAGGTGTTTTTATTTTCCGGCGGAAGGGATCTGATCATGAGGATCGATAAATATATGAGCAAAACGGGCATTTATCCGCGCCGGGAGACTGCCAGACTGCTTGCCGCCGGCCGGATTACAGTAAACGGTGAGGTCTGCGGTAAAAATACTATTTTGGAGCCGGATGATCTGGTAGCTGTTGACGGAAAGCCGGTAAGCATGACCGTGCAGGAATCCGTCTATTTGGCCCTTAACAAGCCTATGGGCATTACCTGTACAGCGGCGCGCGGGGTAGAAGGCAATATTATTGATTACATCAACTATCCTTCACGCATCTTTGCTGTAGGACGGCTGGATAAGCATTCGGAGGGTCTGATCCTGCTCACTAACGACGGAGATATCGTTAACACCATGATGCGTTCGGAAAATCAGCATGAGAAGGAATACCGGGTAACAGTAGATAAGCCGGTGACCGTACCCTTCCTGGAAGCGATGTCCGCCGGTGTTGCCATACTGGGGACTGTCACCAAGCCTTGTGTTACTTACCCGATAGCAGAGCAGCAATTTGGCATTATACTCACCCAGGGACTTAATCTGCAGATCCGCCGGATGTGTAAAGAGCTGGGACAAAGAGTGCTCCGCCTGGAGCGGACCCGGATTATGAATATTACACTGGACGGCCTGGAAAGAGGAGTGTGGCGGCATCTGACCGGACAGGAGCTGGACACACTGATGGAGTCCCTGAACGGATGAAATCCGGGTGAATACTATTGCACACATTTAAAAATCCGTAACCCGGCCGTTTTAGCGGCAGGAGCTGCGGATTTTTTTCAAATACCGGTTAATCAGCAGCCGGCTGGTCAGAGAACACTTTTGGCTCAAACTGCTTGTCGTACAAGGCTTTATACACCCCGCTCTGTTGCAGCAGCTCATCATGTGTGCCTTTTTCAGCGATCATTCCATCCTTAACGACCAGAATCTGATCAGCAGCAATAATCGTGGACAGCCTGTGGGCGATGACAATCCCGGTTTTGTGTGCCAAAAGGGAGTGCATCGCCTGCTGAATGTAGAATTCCGAGACGGTATCGAGTGACGATGTTGCTTCATCCATAATGATAATTGGCGGATTCTTCAACAGCACCCGGGCAATCGAAATCCGCTGCTGCTCCCCGCCCGACAGCTTAATCCCGCGGTTGCCTACGATCGTCTCATATTTTTCCGGGAGCCCCATAATAAAATCATGGATGTATGCGGAGCGGCAGGCTTCAATCATCTCGGCTTCAGCCGCGTACGGACGGGCGTACAGCAGATTTTCCCGGATTGTACCGTTGAACAGATAGGTGTCCTGGGTGACCAGGCCAATCTGGGAGCGCAGCGACTCCAGTGTGAATGCCCGGATGCTTGTACCCCCTATGCTGATGGAGCCGGAAGCAATCTCGTACAGCCGCGGGATCAGACTGGTAATCGTTGTTTTGCCTGCCCCGCTTGGACCGACCAGGGCAGTCAGTGTTCCCGCATCCGCAGTAAAGCTGATCCCGCGCAGTGAAGGCTTATCCGGCTGATAGGAGAAATGGACATTGTCGAACCGGATGCTTTTTCCGGCGGCACTAACGGGCTGAGAGGCCGGTTGATCTGTTATGAACGGCTTCATATCGAAATACTCAAAAATCCGCTCAAACAACGCCACCGAACGCTTAATATCCACGTACAAATTCGTCATCTGCATTACAGGCCCGTACAGTCTGCCAAGGAGTGCAACGAAGGTGATGATAATCCCGATAGTCAGTTCCCCTTGAATAAAAAGAATTCCTCCGTACAGGTAGATCAGCATCGGACCAATACTCGTAAAGGTGGAGAGAAACATAATGAACCAGCGTCCGGCCATCGATTCGCGGATTTGCAGCGTGGTCGTTTCCACATTGATTGCGGAGAAGCTTTTATATTCTGCAGATTCCCGCGTAAACAGTTTCATTAAAAGATAACCGCTGATGCTCATCGTTTCCTGGATAATCCGGTTCTGCTCCGATACCTTCTCCTGTGTTTGTTTGGCGAGCTTCCAGCGGACATTACCCATTTTGCGGGTAGGCACAATA contains these protein-coding regions:
- a CDS encoding pseudouridine synthase, which encodes MRIDKYMSKTGIYPRRETARLLAAGRITVNGEVCGKNTILEPDDLVAVDGKPVSMTVQESVYLALNKPMGITCTAARGVEGNIIDYINYPSRIFAVGRLDKHSEGLILLTNDGDIVNTMMRSENQHEKEYRVTVDKPVTVPFLEAMSAGVAILGTVTKPCVTYPIAEQQFGIILTQGLNLQIRRMCKELGQRVLRLERTRIMNITLDGLERGVWRHLTGQELDTLMESLNG
- the asd gene encoding aspartate-semialdehyde dehydrogenase; protein product: MASKLRAGIVGGTGMVGQRFIALLENHPWFQVTVIAASKNSAGKTYEESVKGRWKLETAMPDAVKGIMVLDAANVEEVAADVDLIFCAVDMKKEEIKALEEAYAKTGTPVISNNSAHRWTPDVPMVIPEINPEHLAVIAQQRKRLGTETGFIAVKPNCSIQSYMPALNALSEFKPSKVVVTTYQAISGAGKTFTDWPEMLDNVIPYIGGEEEKSEQEPLRIWGQVTEEGIVKSEQPVITSQCIRVPVADGHMAAVFASFEQKPSKEEILERWNSFKGRPQELELPSAPKQFITYFQEENRPQTRLDRDIENGMGVSAGRLREDTLYDYKFVSLSHNTVRGAAGGAVLIAELLKAEGYIQPK
- a CDS encoding DUF5682 family protein; amino-acid sequence: MTAAAEAGVRIFGVRHLSPGGARHLLDFLDEHKPTAVLIEGPSDATDEIRHLTEGATRPPVAILAFTDQVPVRTVLWPFAVYSPEYQAMKWARKNKAEAAFIDLPSSVTLGLQGAMNRSRAAGPEAVPSADQTDEPEAAEVQDEESVYSRIAQLAGEYDYDMYWERNYEHNDSSGAYQAAIHAFSAHMRELGEEKELREQPSEYAYNALREAYMRRQIQQAVTAGHKPDNIVVICGAYHASALAAALPPMSDEELAALPSRSTKLTLMPYSYYKLSTMSGYGAGNAAPHYFEMMWDAMAAGKPEELPHRYLSAVAGHVRSGGTYRSTAEVIEAVRLAESLAALHGGSRPALRDLRDAAQTLLGHGDLGAIAEPLARVDVGTAIGYLPEGVSQTPIQDDLNRLLKQYKLEKYKAAVASDLQLDLRENRRVSSSEAAFLDLHRSVLFHRLSLLGIAFARNRPSGQDSATWAEHWVIQWSPEVEIQVVESTLLGETIEVAAAYVLREKLQECRSIAEASVLIRIACQCAMTAQMEEGTRVLQNLAALSRDVVGMAAAARELSTILSFGDIRKVDTAPLLPLLEELFNRGCLFLLDASGCNDEAAGAMLTAMNELNGISLEHGDKLDDGQWLQELQQLAERDDRNPRLSGYACAILLERGSVSAGELAAEVSRRLSPGIPADLGAGWFEGLSMRGHYGLLSRMSLWEQLNDYINALDDDQFKRALVFLRRAFSTFSPREKTMISELLGELWGVNSEQAAEVLTGELKEEEAKMLDELNDFDFGDF
- a CDS encoding VWA domain-containing protein, translated to MTNEHIEEHTLTRWRLILGQEADAALSGYGEGGQLSLTEEERVMDAALAAIYDETGAGGASGKTASNRGKGAGSGHGSLNLSKWLGDVRSFFPEDVVSIIQSDAMERKGWKQLLFEPELLAAVKPDIQLVGTLLSLKGKIPEKTKETARMLVKALVDDLVKLLETDIRRAVTGALNKRQHSPLPSLSGLDWKLTIQRNLKHYDQERRIIIPERFYYFDRARRSKEWTVIVDIDQSGSMADSVIWASVIGSIFASIPALNTRVVVFDTEVVDLTEQCANDPVDMLFGIQLGGGTDINKSVKYCEQFIEEPKKTLFIIVSDLYENGNQSALVRRMRELRESGVRTMTLLALSDSGKPSYDERLARQLSRDGTPCFACTPALLPALVEGALKGQDLAELAKRLGAQ
- a CDS encoding ABC transporter ATP-binding protein, translating into MARDFSPGGFGGGPGHGKFKYDEGGSKPDISRALLLRISKYFVPYWKQTLIVVLLLSVSAVLGLLPPILIQQIIDHALPDKNLRLLILLVLASLGTTVISGLLGVLQNYLNSFISLNIVHDMKNQMYRHLQQMPLQFFSEVKQGEVITRMTSDITGVQSVFNNTIVNFASNLFILVSTAVALFIMNWKLALLGILVVPLFIVPTRKMGNVRWKLAKQTQEKVSEQNRIIQETMSISGYLLMKLFTRESAEYKSFSAINVETTTLQIRESMAGRWFIMFLSTFTSIGPMLIYLYGGILFIQGELTIGIIITFVALLGRLYGPVMQMTNLYVDIKRSVALFERIFEYFDMKPFITDQPASQPVSAAGKSIRFDNVHFSYQPDKPSLRGISFTADAGTLTALVGPSGAGKTTITSLIPRLYEIASGSISIGGTSIRAFTLESLRSQIGLVTQDTYLFNGTIRENLLYARPYAAEAEMIEACRSAYIHDFIMGLPEKYETIVGNRGIKLSGGEQQRISIARVLLKNPPIIIMDEATSSLDTVSEFYIQQAMHSLLAHKTGIVIAHRLSTIIAADQILVVKDGMIAEKGTHDELLQQSGVYKALYDKQFEPKVFSDQPAAD
- a CDS encoding DUF3934 family protein, coding for MVAKSKGGGTGRGTGSKGWTRWNKTAKPVKPKKGTTGSQGPNGAVKDSSETKKGGRK
- a CDS encoding AAA family ATPase, translating into MSTGQEQLQDYMRLPAEVLYREELEALIKEDKGKIPAGWQMSPRSVLTFIAGGKAGKKIITPKYIGNTRLIEMAVATLVTDRALLLIGEPGTAKSWLSENLAAAIYGNSGLVVQGTAGTSEEQVRYSWNYAMLLANGPTPEALVRSPIMRAMEDGGIARFEEISRCASEVQDALISILSEKTISVPELGKETSARKGFSIIATANTRDRGVNEMSAALKRRFNIIVLPAPSDIETELSIVKKRVAEIAASYELQAAAPADDALLKVVTIFRELRSGMTLDKKEKVKTPAGVISTAEAISLLTNSMALAASFGSGELTDSDLAAGLQGAIVKDDDKDKLVWKEYLDNVMKKKGTEWRGLYQACKEMNE